One genomic window of Streptosporangiales bacterium includes the following:
- a CDS encoding aminotransferase class III-fold pyridoxal phosphate-dependent enzyme → MSPATRLSFPSVVVDGGAGATFWDRTGRRFLDLHSMAGVANVGYGHPRFVEAVVEQVRRLVHCNPAYVLHEAPIRLAQRLAASTPGTFPKRVAFGLSGSDANDGVIKLARAATGRQLIVAFTGAYHGNTYGALSMSSVSAAMRRGFGPVVPGIVHVPFPDAYRSPYRGVDVAESYLAELDAVFDVVAPPEDVAAIVVEPVQGDSGVIVPPQDFMTGLAERARRHGILLVAEEVQTGLGRTGRMYAAEHFGLEPDIMVLGKALGGGIPISAIVARSELMDSWQAPGHVFSTGISPVAATAALAVLDILADDDLVTAAATRGGLLQRGLTEMQDRYAEIGDIRGLGLMLGADLVSDPETRTRNRILAAKVIKGCFDRGCYLTFLAGSVLRFIPPLVITDNEINHALETVEVSLKSALSGKVSDEEVRELTGW, encoded by the coding sequence ATGTCCCCGGCGACCAGACTGTCGTTCCCGTCGGTGGTCGTCGACGGTGGTGCGGGTGCGACGTTCTGGGACCGTACTGGTCGACGGTTCCTCGATCTGCACTCGATGGCGGGGGTAGCCAATGTCGGCTACGGCCATCCGAGATTTGTGGAAGCCGTTGTCGAACAGGTCCGCCGACTCGTGCACTGCAACCCCGCATACGTCCTGCATGAGGCACCCATTCGTCTCGCGCAGCGGCTTGCGGCGTCCACGCCGGGCACGTTCCCGAAGCGAGTTGCCTTCGGCCTGTCCGGCAGCGACGCGAACGACGGCGTCATCAAGCTGGCGCGAGCGGCGACCGGGCGCCAGCTGATCGTGGCGTTCACCGGCGCCTACCACGGCAACACTTACGGGGCACTGAGCATGTCGTCCGTGTCCGCCGCGATGCGCCGCGGCTTCGGTCCGGTGGTGCCCGGTATCGTCCACGTCCCGTTCCCGGATGCGTACCGTAGCCCATACCGCGGCGTCGACGTCGCCGAAAGCTACCTCGCCGAGCTCGATGCGGTCTTCGATGTCGTGGCGCCACCGGAAGACGTCGCCGCAATCGTCGTCGAACCGGTCCAGGGCGACTCCGGAGTGATCGTACCGCCGCAGGACTTCATGACCGGGCTCGCCGAGCGGGCACGCCGGCACGGCATCCTGCTCGTCGCCGAAGAGGTGCAGACCGGGCTCGGTCGCACGGGTCGGATGTACGCAGCCGAGCACTTCGGCCTGGAACCCGACATCATGGTCCTCGGCAAGGCGTTGGGTGGCGGTATACCAATTTCCGCAATCGTCGCGCGCAGCGAGCTGATGGACAGTTGGCAGGCGCCCGGCCATGTGTTCTCGACGGGGATAAGCCCGGTCGCCGCGACCGCGGCACTCGCTGTGCTGGACATCCTCGCGGACGACGACCTGGTCACGGCGGCCGCGACCAGGGGTGGCTTGCTGCAGCGCGGTCTGACCGAGATGCAGGACAGGTATGCCGAGATCGGTGACATCCGCGGACTGGGCCTGATGCTGGGAGCTGACCTGGTAAGCGACCCGGAGACCCGCACGCGGAACCGTATCCTCGCGGCGAAGGTCATCAAGGGCTGTTTCGACCGTGGCTGCTACCTCACCTTCCTCGCCGGCTCTGTGCTCCGGTTCATCCCCCCGCTCGTCATCACCGACAACGAGATCAACCATGCGCTCGAGACCGTCGAGGTCTCGCTGAAAAGTGCCTTGTCCGGCAAGGTCTCCGACGAGGAGGTAAGGGAGCTGACCGGCTGGTAA